Proteins encoded in a region of the Hirundo rustica isolate bHirRus1 chromosome 10, bHirRus1.pri.v3, whole genome shotgun sequence genome:
- the SPHKAP gene encoding A-kinase anchor protein SPHKAP isoform X2, which produces MHEVPERQGSSTDSSASSLGSSVTACKKILCSNSLLESTDYWLQNQRTPCQIGFLEDKSENNCASVCFVNLDANRDDCSDERVKQKLISVSPNLPKLISSMNVQPPKENEIVLLSGLTSGNLQADYEVPQCPWLADVCLVQCARGDRRNSASCIIFEINKFLIGLELVQERQLQIETRVLKPEDDTNCSVSSIEEDFLTASEHLEDDNEADEYKAGHEKLNVSEASSDVKKNKGKGFENIHYRKAKLPFILEGNSINKNNAAAQVSETVNVVAEDGISQPEDKSDQETLWQKELAEKGTSSFSPTNLTSGVENSVLMLEDVSVTKMAEEELEPQSDPTKKPSSKTDGEGSDPSSQHEQATTGQYATNLAESVLQDAFIRLSQSRPSFSEEAAVSISVGSSCKSEDVSASRSWNELPKIVIVQSPDSSENVPDWPGSAFPSLSHWAEAESSAEVSDYFEEEPSNGHDQSALEVALACAATVIGTISSPQAAEKFCRDQEVTGLRSGVVANEEVHTASSQLLDDCAGTEYSFPSALCGMTQVASAVAICGLGETKEEKYPATSSGLLSAAQASAAITLHCSLAVGSSMERLNESIAEALLKEASVILTKPNAYKNVGHFMESINGKIIETAARPRVPRADGVIRDELAQNLSNIILRHSMEEVRKKRQLQAHSEDGSSTQDVFTETANELLFNIMYFTCKKMNDIRQVEECSPLFSEGPKAEKVTRAEGWPTLATACETSHSPLDHSAAKSFGTSYSTSTSKDLEKVTSTCKSNNIKDVNSNEVSTPDSEPSGNIGHNTLGAKTSPKKKYLKRTARDCYKSPNQSSNLHQKKDYISFSDRENTFANSECRHGVQEQLSSSATINTENQAKIKCDSVLNNDVQLSLSLLGNHVLLPSQPVLQVKNSRDKYCITDFAEELAETVVSMATEIAAICLENSNGKQPWFCAWKRGNEYLVTQSLSCRTMKRKKETHTNGSVVRKHRAPRLSEIKRKTDEHPELKEKLMNRVVDESINLEDTPDSVNLFASEVAAKIMNLTELSMVDSIWQGPNHPRNRLHCERWSRAKASSCESIPEEDSDSKASFNTLGLMNSFGHSLSQTSSVSKQSSCESITDEFSRFMVNQMENEGRGFDLLLDYYAGKNANSILTSALQQVAKKNGHLNVRPSCPSKQSSTESITEEFYRYMLREIEKENKDNLSSSRNSKDWCGSLLAPSLRSPFCFRQSSMPDSRSSGSRLTVNVPIKANSLDGFAHHRQDSLSVQPVSTVASAGLCKSDSCLYQRGKTDQITDMLIHETWASSIESLMRKNKIIADEPEATEAEQFYSDSPPHVEQYAKRLAANIVESGKSLIVVQQDSFDYTSREHVLESKHPQSTTQIQPKPKMEEVNLDEKKEHVKSPGSLPAGQLREVPLIQIETEQRDEPDKDSESLTSCGPSGKGHQSKEKPPEALDGKHMVSSSPVNSNSPQSRSDAEIIGETKTAEECPAHLSSSEESTGSWSQLANDEDNPDDTSSYLQLSERSLSNGNSSTTSSLGIMDLEIYQENVPSPPMINELVEEKVFLKEQTENTEESTSELSVGTANCQKDLLVINFDLEPECPDVELRATLQWIAASELGIPTIYFKKSQENRIEKFLDVVQLVQRKSWKVGDIFQAVVQYCKLSEEGREITPSLFDWLLELG; this is translated from the exons AAGTTGATCAGCGTCTCACCCAATCTCCCCAAACTCATCAGTTCAATGAACGTCCAACcaccaaaggaaaatgaaatagtCCTGCTGAGTGGATTGACATCAGGAAACCTTCAGGCCGATTATGAGGTTCCCCAG TGTCCTTGGCTGGCAGATGTCTGCTTGGTTCAGTGTGCGAGGGGGGACAGGAGGAACAGCGCAAGCTGCAtcatttttgaaataaacaaGTTTCTGATTGGACTTGAGCTCGTTcaggagaggcagctgcagatAGAAACCCGTGTCCTAAAGCCAGAGGATGACACGAACTGCTCCGTGTCCTCAATAGAAGAAGATTTCCTCACGGCCTCCGAGCACCTCGAGGACGACAACGAGGCTGATGAATATAAAGCTG gtcatgaaaaattaaatgtttcagaaGCCTCTTCAGATgtcaaaaaaaataaaggaaagggaTTTGAAAACATTCACTATAGAAAAGCCAAGTTGCCGTTCATTCTTGAAGGAAActctattaataaaaataatgcagctGCTCAGGTCTCTGAAACTGTGAATGTTGTGGCTGAAGATGGCATCTCACAACCTGAAGATAAGTCAGACCAGGAAACACTGTGGCAGAAGGAATTAGCTGAAAAAGGTACTTCATCATTTAGTCCTACTAATTTGACAAGTGGGGTTGAAAACTCAGTACTCATGTTAGAAGATGTATCTGTAACCAAAATGGCTgaagaggagctggagcctCAAAGTgaccccacaaaaaaacccagcagcaagACAGATGGGGAAGGTTCTGATCCTTCCTCCCAGCATGAGCAGGCAACCACAGGTCAGTACGCCACAAATTTAGCAGAATCTGTTCTGCAGGATGCATTCATTAGACTGTCACAGTCTCGGCCGAGTTTCAGTGAGGAGGCTGCAGTCAGCATCTCTGTAGGAAGCTCCTGTAAGTCAGAAGATGTATCTGCTTCCCGATCATGGAATGAACTTCCAAAGATCGTCATAGTGCAAAGTCCGGACAGTTCTGAGAATGTACCTGACTGGCCAGGGtctgccttccccagcctgaGCCACTGGGCTGAGGCAGAAAGCTCTGCTGAAGTTTCAGATTACTTTGAGGAAGAACCTTCAAACGGACATGACCAAAGCGCACTGGAAGTGGCTCTGGCTTGTGCAGCCACTGTCATTGGAACCATTTCCAGTCCCCAGGCTGCGGAAAAATTCTGCCGGGACCAGGAAGTCACAGGCTTGAGAAGTGGAGTGGTTGCAAATGAAGAGGTGCACACAGCATCCTCACAGCTCCTTGATGACTGTGCTGGCACGGAATACTCCTTCCCGTCTGCGCTCTGTGGCATGACTCAAGTAGCGAGTGCTGTAGCCATCTGTGGCCTGGGGGAAACAAAGGAGGAGAAGTACCCTGCAACTTCCAGCGGACTTCTGTCTGCTGCTCAGGCCTCTGCAGCCATTACTCTGCATTGCAGCTTAGCTGTAGGAAGCAGCATGGAGAGGCTGAATGAGAGCATTGCAGAGGCGCTTCTCAAAGAGGCGTCCGTAATTCTGACAAAACCCAACGCATACAAAAATGTAGGGCATTTTATGGAATCCATAAATGGGAAAATTATTGAAACAGCAGCAAGACCACGTGTTCCACGTGCTGATGGAGTAATCAGGGACGAACTTGCGCAAAACTTATCCAATATTATTTTACGACATTCTATGGAAGAGGTTAGGAAGAAGAGACAGCTACAAGCCCATTCAGAGGACGGCTCAAGTACACAAGACGTTTTCACAGAGACTGCAAATGAGTTGCTGTTTAATATAATGTATTTCACTTGCAAGAAGATGAACGACATAAGGCAAGTTGAAGAGtgttctcctctcttttctgagggcccaaaagcagagaaagtaaCAAGAGCAGAAGGATGGCCAACACTGGCAACAGCATGTGAAACTTCACACAGCCCCCTTGATCACTCTGCTGCTAAGTCATTTGGTACATCCTACAGCACCAGTACTAGCAAAGATCTTGAAAAGGTCACAAGCACTTGCAAGAGTAATAATATCAAAGATGTAAATAGCAATGAAGTTTCCACACCGGATTCAGAACCAAGTGGAAATATAGGGCATAACACACTTGGTGCAAAAACATCTCCCAAGAAGAAATACCTGAAAAGAACGGCACGAGACTGTTACAAATCCCCAAATCAGAGTAGTAATCTTCATCAGAAGAAAGACTACATATCATtttcagacagagaaaataCCTTTGCAAACAGTGAATGCAGGCACGGTGTTCAAGAACAGCTgtcatccagtgccaccataaatacagaaaaccaAGCCAAGATTAAGTGTGATTCTGTGTTAAATAATGATGTTCAACTTAGCTTGTCTTTGTTAGGAAACCATGTCTTGCTTCCTTCTCAGCCTGTGCTACAGGTGAAAAATTCAAGGGACAAATATTGTATAACAGACTTTGCAGAAGAATTGGCAGAAACAGTTGTCTCTATGGCAACAGAAATAGCTGCCATTTGTCTAGAAAATTCAAATGGCAAGCAACCCTGGTTCTGTGCATGGAAGAGAGGCAATGAATATCTGGTGACCCAGAGTTTATCATGCAGAACcatgaaaaggaagaaggaaaccCATACCAATGGTTCTGTGGTTCGGAAGCACAGGGCACCTCGGCTTAGTGagatcaaaagaaaaacagatgagCATCCTGAGCTAAAGGAAAAATTGATGAATCGGGTAGTAGATGAATCTATAAACCTTGAGGACACACCAGATTCAGTCAATCTCTTTGCGAGTGAAGTGGCTGCCAAGATCATGAACCTCACCGAACTCTCCATGGTTGATAGCATCTGGCAAGGTCCAAACCACCCCAGGAACAGACTGCACTGTGAAAGGTGGAGCCGAGCCAAAGCCTCAAGCTGTGAGAGCATACCAGAGGAGGACTCAGATTCCAAAGCCTCTTTCAATACCCTAGGCCTCATGAACAGCTTCGGTCACTCTCTGAGCCAGACAAGCTCTGTCTCAAAGCAGTCTAGTTGTGAAAGCATTACAGATGAATTTTCAAGATTTATGGTGAACCAGATGGAAAACGAAGGAAGAGGTTTTGATTTATTACTGGATTATTACGCGGGAAAAAATGCGAACAGCATCTTAACTTCTGCCTTGCAACAGGTAGCCAAGAAAAATGGCCATCTTAATGTAAGACCAAGTTGCCCATCCAAACAGTCCAGCACAGAAAGTATAACAGAAGAGTTTTATAGGTATATGCTAAGagaaattgaaaaggaaaataaagataatcTATCATCCTCTCGGAATTCAAAGGACTGGTGTGGCAGTTTGCTGGCCCCCTCTCTGCGGTCACCTTTCTGCTTTAGGCAGTCTTCGATGCCTGACAGTAGATCCTCAGGCTCTAGGCTTACCGTGAACGTCCCAATTAAAGCAAATTCCTTAGACGGGTTTGCCCACCATCGCCAAGATTCCTTAAGCGTGCAGCCCGTCAGTACCGTGGCTTCTGCGGGGCTTTGCAAGTCTGACTCGTGCCTGTACCAGAGAGGCAAGACTGACCAGATCACAGACATGCTGATCCACGAGACGTGGGCCAGTTCCATTGAGTCTCTGATGCGCAAGAACAAAATCATAGCAGATGAGCCAGAGGCTACAGAGGCAGAGCAGTTTTACAGTGATTCTCCACCACACGTGGAACAATATGCAAAAAGACTGGCTGCAAATATTGTTGAAAGTGGTAAAAGTTTAATTGTTGTCCAGCAGGATTCCTTTGATTATACAAGCCGAGAACATGTGCTGGAAAGCAAACATCCCCAAAGCACAACCCAGATACAGCCAAAACCCAAAATGGAGGAAGTAAATTTGGATGAGAAAAAAGAGCATGTGAAGAGCCCTGGAAGCCTCCCTGCAGGACAGCTCAGGGAAGTGCCTTTAATTCAGATAGAAACTGAACAACGAGATGAGCCAGATAAAGACTCTGAGTCCTTAACTTCATGTGGCCCATCTGGAAAGGGGcatcaaagcaaagaaaagcctCCAGAAGCTTTGGATGGGAAACACATGGTTTCCAGTTCCCCAGTAAATAG CAACAGTCCTCAGAGCAGATCGGATGCTGAAATCATAGGAGAGACGAAAACAGCTGAAGAATGTCCAGCCCAtctcagcagcagtgaagaAAGCACTGGCAGCTGGTCCCAGCTTGCCAATGATGAGGACAATCCTGATGACACAAGCAGCTACCTGCAGCTCAGCGAGCGCTCCCTGAG CAATGGCAACAGCAGTACAACTAGCAGTCTTGGCATTATGGACCTGGAAATTTATCAGGAGAACGTGCCATCTCCTCCTATGATTAA TGAATTAGTAGAAGAAAAGGTTTTCCTTAaagaacagacagaaaacacTGAGG AAAGTACTTCTGAGCTTTCAGTGGGAACAGCCAACTGTCAAAAGGACCTGCTGGTGATAAACTTTGACCTGGAACCAGAGTGCCCTGATGTGGAGCTGCGAGCCACCCTGCAGTGGATAGCTGCTTCTGAACTTGGAATTCCAACTATTTACTTTAAGAAATCTCAGGAGAACAGAATTGAAAAG tttctAGATGTTGTGCAGTTGGTTCAGCGGAAGTCCTGGAAAGTGGGGGATATCTTCCAAGCCGTGGTGCAGTACTGCAAGCTCAGCGAGGAGGGCAGAGAGATCACACCCAGCCTGTTTGATTGGCTGCTTGAGTTGGGTTAA